The Pedobacter roseus genome contains a region encoding:
- a CDS encoding response regulator, giving the protein MEKMIYLLENDEGITEVLQLLFNSEGYGVSAFSSVSSFMAGLSDHVADLFLLDVMLPDGNGIEVCSYLKSLEKTRNVPIIMMSAHADRYDIRRGCAAENFIKKPFDIHDLLRLVAKHI; this is encoded by the coding sequence ATGGAAAAGATGATATATCTTTTGGAAAATGATGAGGGTATAACCGAAGTATTACAGCTTCTTTTTAACAGTGAGGGGTACGGGGTTTCCGCGTTTTCTTCGGTAAGCTCGTTTATGGCAGGGCTAAGTGATCATGTTGCAGATCTTTTTCTGCTGGATGTTATGCTCCCCGATGGAAACGGCATTGAAGTCTGCAGTTACCTGAAGTCCTTAGAGAAAACCCGGAATGTTCCGATTATCATGATGAGTGCTCATGCGGACCGTTATGACATCAGAAGGGGCTGCGCTGCAGAGAATTTTATTAAAAAGCCTTTCGATATTCACGACCTGCTGCGTTTGGTAGCGAAACATATTTGA
- a CDS encoding YeeE/YedE family protein — translation MIDFIKQPWPWYFSGSMIVLIMLILLFFGKSFGFSSNLRTMCSIAGAGRKVKFFDFKWKDQTWNLMFLIGSVIGGFVATNYLSSPSPVKLSSATISDLNQLGIKFDGGLNPTGLFSLEAMKDLKTLAILLIGGLLVGFGSRYAGGCTSGHAISGLSNLQVPSLVAVIGFFVGGLIMTFLIMPFIF, via the coding sequence ATGATTGATTTTATTAAACAACCCTGGCCTTGGTATTTCTCGGGCAGCATGATCGTACTCATTATGCTCATCCTACTTTTTTTCGGAAAGTCCTTTGGCTTTTCATCAAACCTGCGAACGATGTGCAGCATAGCCGGAGCAGGCAGGAAAGTAAAATTTTTTGATTTTAAATGGAAAGACCAGACCTGGAACCTCATGTTCCTTATCGGCTCGGTAATAGGTGGATTTGTTGCTACAAATTACCTTAGCAGTCCATCTCCCGTAAAATTATCATCCGCCACAATCTCCGATTTAAATCAATTGGGCATTAAGTTCGATGGTGGGTTAAATCCAACCGGCCTGTTTTCACTGGAAGCAATGAAAGATTTAAAAACGCTGGCTATTTTACTCATCGGTGGTTTATTAGTCGGTTTTGGATCTCGTTATGCAGGCGGTTGTACTTCTGGTCACGCCATATCCGGGCTTTCGAATCTGCAAGTACCATCACTAGTAGCCGTAATCGGTTTCTTTGTTGGTGGCCTGATCATGACTTTCCTCATCATGCCTTTTATCTTTTAA
- a CDS encoding class I SAM-dependent methyltransferase gives MKNEKKSHWEKVYLEKSPDQVSWTQVYPTVSMEMITGFNLDKSAPIIDIGGGDSLLVDFLLQEGYSDITVVDISSRALEKAKARLGELSGRIHWIETDIRDFVPQRSYAVWHDRATFHFLHSSEEIHSYANTAGQFTGEYLVMATFSLTGPEKCSGLPVSRYSERTLREIFREGFTEIECRPQEHTTPMQSTQDFLFCSFKKNTEQ, from the coding sequence ATGAAAAATGAGAAAAAATCGCACTGGGAAAAGGTGTATTTAGAAAAAAGTCCTGACCAGGTCAGCTGGACGCAGGTCTACCCCACAGTTTCAATGGAGATGATAACGGGGTTCAATCTGGATAAATCTGCTCCGATAATCGATATTGGCGGGGGAGACAGTCTGCTTGTGGATTTTTTGCTTCAGGAAGGCTACAGCGATATTACCGTAGTGGATATATCTTCCCGGGCATTGGAAAAGGCAAAGGCAAGGCTTGGAGAACTGTCTGGCAGGATACACTGGATCGAGACAGACATCAGGGATTTTGTGCCGCAAAGAAGTTATGCAGTCTGGCATGACCGGGCCACTTTTCATTTCCTTCATTCATCAGAGGAAATCCATAGTTATGCAAACACGGCAGGTCAGTTTACCGGAGAATACTTGGTCATGGCGACTTTTTCGCTCACCGGACCAGAAAAATGCAGTGGCCTGCCCGTTTCAAGATACAGTGAAAGAACGCTGCGCGAGATATTTAGAGAAGGGTTTACCGAAATAGAGTGCAGGCCGCAAGAGCACACTACCCCAATGCAAAGCACGCAGGATTTTCTGTTCTGCAGCTTTAAAAAAAATACAGAGCAATAA
- a CDS encoding DUF983 domain-containing protein has translation MNKKFACCNLNYEIEPGFFIGAMYVSYVFIVAELVNAGILAFMIFGEEEQWAIIATTISPVILLFTFNYRYARTLLLHILSPIKYDESAGRNC, from the coding sequence ATGAATAAAAAATTTGCCTGCTGCAACCTGAACTATGAGATAGAGCCGGGCTTCTTTATCGGAGCGATGTATGTGAGCTATGTTTTCATTGTCGCAGAACTTGTCAATGCGGGCATTCTGGCATTCATGATCTTTGGCGAAGAAGAGCAGTGGGCAATCATCGCAACCACTATTTCTCCGGTCATCCTACTGTTCACCTTCAACTACCGCTATGCCAGGACCCTTTTGCTCCATATCCTCTCTCCGATCAAATATGATGAAAGTGCAGGCAGAAACTGCTGA
- a CDS encoding YidH family protein, protein MEKEEQAIPKSNTGDHLANERTFLAWIRTSIGIMGFGFVVVKFSLFIKQITLALGAKAVVHQTGNSQRIGILLVGVGALTIILAFMRYQKTHTLINQGSYYHSSTLIKVLTVVIFISSMLLLIYLVRTT, encoded by the coding sequence ATGGAAAAAGAAGAACAAGCCATTCCTAAATCAAACACTGGTGACCATCTGGCCAACGAACGGACTTTTCTTGCCTGGATAAGAACTAGCATAGGAATTATGGGCTTTGGTTTTGTGGTGGTAAAGTTTTCACTTTTTATCAAGCAGATCACTCTCGCTCTTGGGGCCAAAGCCGTCGTACACCAAACCGGCAACTCACAGAGGATAGGAATACTTCTTGTCGGGGTAGGCGCACTGACCATCATCCTGGCATTTATGCGCTATCAAAAAACTCATACACTTATTAATCAAGGCAGTTATTACCATTCCTCTACACTCATCAAAGTCCTTACCGTGGTTATTTTCATTTCAAGCATGCTTTTGTTGATATATCTTGTAAGAACGACTTAG
- a CDS encoding DUF6691 family protein, producing the protein MKFIKYILAGTLFGIIMTKSEAVSWYRIQEMFRFQSYHMYGIIGTAVVLGVIAVWLIKKFKAKDLAGNPIVFHDKDKAYIKYLLGGTIFGLGWALTGACPGPMFVNLGSGYAGMAVVILGALLGTYLYGAMKSKLPH; encoded by the coding sequence ATGAAATTCATAAAATATATTCTTGCAGGAACACTTTTCGGAATCATCATGACCAAGTCTGAGGCTGTTTCCTGGTACAGGATCCAGGAAATGTTCCGTTTCCAGTCTTACCATATGTATGGAATTATTGGTACGGCCGTTGTACTTGGCGTAATTGCAGTATGGCTGATCAAAAAATTCAAAGCCAAGGATCTGGCCGGAAATCCGATTGTCTTCCACGATAAGGACAAGGCCTATATAAAATACCTACTAGGCGGCACCATTTTCGGCCTGGGCTGGGCACTCACCGGCGCCTGTCCCGGCCCCATGTTCGTCAACCTTGGGAGCGGATATGCCGGTATGGCGGTGGTCATCCTTGGTGCGCTCCTGGGCACCTATCTATACGGAGCGATGAAAAGCAAGCTCCCTCATTAA
- a CDS encoding MBL fold metallo-hydrolase: MKIEQFEDKHLSHYSYAVLSECRNEIILIDPSRDPSAYYHFAEKHQAKIVGVIETHPHADFVSAHLEIHHKTGATIYCSKLNTPSYLFSPFDEDQTITLGKITLRAINTPGHSPDSISILLEHDGKQKALFSGDTLFIGDCGRPDLRESGGDSMAERNFLAAQMYHSLRDKLMKLSDEVILYPAHGAGTLCGKALSEANSSTIGAEKRSNWSLQEMTEADFVSALNENQPFIPFYFPFDVALNKKGAAPFEDSVSAVQIMESGENLKPNALIIDTRREDVFKKGHIEGAVNIMDGNKFETWLGSIVKPEEPYYLMAENLATLHSLIARTASIGYETQLAGGFINAVETVPDEIIDIQNFKENQNGYTIVDVRNKTERMENSIFENSINIPLGNLRERVNEIPLEQPVAVHCAGGYRSAAASSLIASVIDGKQKVLDIGEAIKDFQN, encoded by the coding sequence ATGAAAATAGAACAATTTGAAGACAAGCACCTCTCCCATTACAGCTATGCGGTACTGAGCGAATGCCGGAATGAAATCATATTGATCGATCCCTCCAGGGATCCGTCTGCATATTACCATTTTGCCGAAAAACACCAGGCCAAAATAGTTGGTGTTATCGAGACGCACCCGCATGCGGATTTTGTGAGTGCTCATCTTGAAATCCATCATAAGACCGGCGCAACAATATATTGCAGCAAACTCAATACGCCGTCCTACCTGTTTTCCCCATTTGATGAAGACCAGACGATAACCCTGGGAAAGATCACCTTAAGGGCAATCAACACCCCGGGGCACTCTCCGGATAGTATCAGTATTTTGCTCGAACACGATGGGAAACAAAAAGCGCTATTTTCCGGAGATACCCTTTTTATCGGTGACTGCGGAAGGCCGGATTTAAGGGAAAGCGGAGGTGATTCAATGGCGGAACGCAATTTCCTTGCCGCCCAAATGTACCATTCATTAAGGGACAAACTGATGAAACTCTCAGATGAAGTGATTCTGTATCCGGCACACGGGGCAGGTACGCTCTGCGGAAAAGCGTTGAGCGAGGCCAATAGCAGTACCATTGGTGCTGAAAAAAGAAGTAACTGGTCACTGCAGGAAATGACTGAGGCCGATTTTGTGAGCGCATTAAATGAAAACCAGCCATTCATTCCATTTTACTTCCCTTTTGATGTGGCCTTGAACAAGAAAGGCGCAGCACCGTTTGAAGATTCGGTAAGTGCGGTTCAGATCATGGAATCCGGTGAAAACTTAAAACCAAATGCCCTAATTATCGATACGCGAAGGGAAGATGTTTTTAAGAAGGGACATATAGAAGGCGCTGTAAATATCATGGATGGAAACAAATTTGAAACCTGGCTGGGCAGCATTGTGAAGCCTGAAGAGCCTTATTATCTTATGGCAGAAAATCTTGCTACATTGCATAGTCTTATCGCGAGGACCGCATCCATCGGGTATGAAACGCAGCTTGCCGGCGGTTTTATAAACGCAGTAGAAACTGTCCCGGATGAGATTATCGATATCCAAAATTTTAAAGAGAACCAAAATGGATATACCATTGTGGATGTGAGGAACAAGACAGAGCGTATGGAAAACAGTATTTTTGAGAACAGCATAAATATTCCACTGGGAAATTTAAGGGAAAGGGTAAACGAAATTCCGCTGGAGCAACCCGTAGCAGTACACTGCGCCGGTGGATACAGAAGTGCGGCTGCAAGCTCACTGATTGCATCCGTTATTGATGGCAAGCAAAAGGTGCTTGATATTGGTGAGGCCATTAAGGATTTCCAGAATTAA
- a CDS encoding DsrE family protein, protein MKKLLILLQLVIMMVITTNVSAQETKKPFTGAVAKKKSYKALYVLNSAEEKHISGTLRNINNALEDPRLKGKLEVELIAFGDGVAVYRKDGKFLEQLNLLKSKGVILAQCENTVRERKIDKSDLFDFISYVPSGNGEIIIRSAEGWVIVHP, encoded by the coding sequence ATGAAAAAATTACTGATCTTACTCCAGCTTGTCATCATGATGGTCATCACCACCAATGTATCTGCACAGGAGACAAAAAAACCGTTTACGGGTGCTGTTGCAAAAAAGAAATCATATAAAGCGCTATATGTACTTAACAGTGCCGAGGAAAAACATATTTCGGGAACACTCAGGAACATCAACAATGCTTTGGAGGATCCAAGATTGAAGGGAAAACTGGAGGTTGAGCTTATCGCCTTCGGGGATGGCGTGGCGGTTTATCGCAAGGATGGAAAGTTCCTTGAGCAGCTTAATTTGCTAAAGTCAAAGGGCGTAATTCTGGCGCAGTGCGAGAATACCGTTCGCGAGCGGAAAATCGATAAGTCAGATCTCTTCGATTTCATCAGCTATGTGCCAAGCGGCAACGGAGAGATCATCATCCGTTCGGCGGAAGGATGGGTAATCGTTCATCCCTAA
- a CDS encoding c-type cytochrome: MKTERNNEDKLQVFARFGKYLVWTSFLFVVIMFSLVLALSGFHLPKSFYADKPNPSIQKNQIKPLERRVAKPEYWKAPDTMQLQGKADADLIRYGRDLIVRTAYYLGPQGIVGKLTNGMNCQNCHLDAGTRPFANNFSIFYAGFPKMSARSGRKEEAFERINECFERSMNGKAPGRNSREMVAMLAYLKWVGKKQDAAHSIADNSVKKIPYLDVPADPLKGKMVYASKCSSCHGETGKGVASPDGKGYMYPPLWGRDSYNDGAGMFRLGNFAGFVKNNMPYGATYKDPNLTDAEAWDVAAFVNAQPRPHLDSKNDYKNLYTKPIDYPFGPYADHFSEKQHKYGPFIDMAEQHAPIKQKK, translated from the coding sequence GTGAAAACAGAAAGAAACAACGAGGATAAACTGCAGGTATTTGCCCGGTTTGGAAAATATCTCGTATGGACGTCATTTCTATTCGTTGTGATCATGTTTTCTCTTGTTTTAGCACTCAGCGGATTTCATCTTCCAAAAAGTTTCTATGCGGATAAGCCTAATCCATCCATTCAAAAGAATCAAATAAAACCTTTAGAGCGCCGTGTTGCTAAACCCGAATATTGGAAGGCGCCTGATACGATGCAGCTTCAGGGCAAAGCTGATGCGGATCTGATCAGGTATGGCCGGGATTTGATTGTCCGTACGGCATACTATTTAGGGCCGCAGGGTATCGTAGGAAAGCTGACTAATGGTATGAATTGTCAGAACTGCCACTTGGATGCAGGAACCAGGCCCTTTGCGAATAATTTCTCCATCTTTTATGCAGGTTTTCCAAAAATGAGCGCAAGAAGCGGTAGAAAGGAAGAAGCCTTTGAACGGATTAATGAGTGCTTCGAGCGAAGCATGAACGGCAAAGCTCCGGGAAGAAATTCCAGGGAAATGGTCGCCATGTTGGCCTATTTAAAATGGGTTGGAAAAAAACAGGATGCCGCACATTCCATTGCGGATAATTCGGTAAAAAAAATCCCATATCTGGATGTGCCTGCAGATCCCCTGAAGGGGAAAATGGTATATGCCTCCAAATGCAGCAGCTGTCATGGAGAAACGGGCAAAGGCGTTGCCTCACCTGATGGAAAAGGATATATGTACCCTCCCCTTTGGGGCAGGGACAGCTATAACGATGGTGCAGGAATGTTCAGGCTTGGAAATTTTGCAGGATTTGTCAAAAACAACATGCCTTATGGCGCCACCTACAAAGATCCGAACTTAACGGATGCGGAAGCCTGGGACGTAGCTGCATTTGTGAATGCGCAGCCCAGACCGCACCTGGATTCCAAAAACGACTATAAAAACCTGTACACAAAGCCAATAGATTATCCCTTCGGGCCATATGCAGATCACTTTAGCGAAAAGCAGCATAAATATGGTCCCTTTATTGACATGGCTGAACAGCACGCACCTATAAAACAGAAAAAATAG
- a CDS encoding rhodanese-like domain-containing protein, whose amino-acid sequence MNKLLQMISSFFSKGAYNLDGYHFKNEFTKSSDAVLLDVRTKPEYAPGALPSAIYIDFLGSAFSLELAKLDKAKRYFLYCRSGKRSSSAVSEMRKLGVEAFNLVGGIGTWPK is encoded by the coding sequence ATGAATAAACTACTTCAAATGATCAGCAGTTTTTTTTCAAAAGGTGCGTACAACCTCGATGGCTACCACTTCAAAAACGAATTTACAAAAAGCAGTGACGCAGTCCTCTTAGATGTAAGGACAAAGCCTGAATATGCCCCAGGCGCGCTTCCTTCAGCCATATATATCGATTTCCTGGGTTCTGCCTTTTCTTTAGAACTTGCAAAGCTGGATAAGGCCAAGCGGTATTTCCTCTATTGCAGAAGTGGAAAGCGTTCCTCCTCAGCGGTATCGGAGATGAGAAAACTTGGGGTGGAAGCATTCAACCTGGTTGGAGGTATCGGTACCTGGCCAAAATGA